One genomic segment of Gammaproteobacteria bacterium includes these proteins:
- a CDS encoding HAD family hydrolase, with protein sequence MQLEALLFDVDGTLSDTERDGHRVAFNLAFKDAGLDWDWDEELYGDLLTVTGGKERMDFYIEKYRPDFKKPDDYSGFLKKMHAAKTEHFTRMLKDGVIGLRPGVKRLIAEARAQGLRLAVVTTTTPANVEALLTAALAPDAMSWFECIAAGDIVPAKKPAPDIYFWALDKMKLKPEQCVALEDSGNGIKSSLGAKVKTVITINGYTRDEDFTGASVVVDNMGEPGAPCQVISGSLGGQTLINVAALRYIHAH encoded by the coding sequence ATGCAGTTAGAAGCCCTGTTGTTCGATGTGGATGGCACGCTGTCGGATACCGAGCGTGATGGTCATCGCGTAGCCTTTAATCTTGCCTTTAAAGATGCGGGTTTGGATTGGGATTGGGATGAGGAACTCTATGGTGATTTGCTGACCGTGACCGGTGGCAAGGAGCGCATGGACTTCTACATCGAAAAATACCGCCCCGATTTTAAAAAGCCGGACGATTACAGTGGTTTCTTGAAGAAAATGCACGCAGCCAAGACCGAACATTTCACCCGCATGCTCAAAGACGGCGTGATCGGTTTGCGTCCTGGTGTGAAACGCCTGATTGCTGAAGCCCGTGCCCAGGGTCTGCGTTTGGCGGTGGTGACAACGACTACCCCTGCGAACGTCGAAGCTCTGTTGACGGCAGCATTGGCTCCGGATGCCATGAGCTGGTTTGAGTGCATCGCCGCCGGCGATATCGTGCCTGCCAAGAAGCCTGCACCCGATATCTATTTCTGGGCGCTGGACAAAATGAAGCTCAAACCCGAGCAGTGCGTTGCCCTGGAAGACTCAGGCAACGGCATCAAGTCCTCGCTGGGAGCCAAGGTTAAAACCGTCATTACCATCAACGGCTATACCCGCGATGAAGATTTCACCGGTGCCAGCGTGGTGGTCGACAACATGGGCGAACCTGGTGCGCCCTGCCAAGTGATTTCAGGCAGCCTGGGTGGTCAGACGCTGATCAACGTGGCGGCACTGCGCTATATTCACGCCCATTAA
- a CDS encoding DUF3579 domain-containing protein gives MENQAQKWVIESVRLDGKRFRPSDWIERISANMGSFGADHRLHYSKSVYPCVVDGEKCLMVDGRLKVEDPIGYEYIMSFARINGLRSHPLDG, from the coding sequence ATGGAAAACCAAGCGCAAAAGTGGGTTATTGAGAGTGTTCGCCTAGATGGCAAACGGTTTCGTCCCAGTGACTGGATTGAACGTATTTCCGCCAATATGGGCAGTTTTGGGGCAGATCATCGGCTGCATTATTCCAAATCCGTCTATCCGTGTGTGGTCGACGGTGAAAAATGTCTGATGGTGGATGGTCGGTTGAAGGTCGAAGATCCGATCGGGTACGAGTACATCATGTCGTTCGCTCGTATAAACGGCCTGCGGTCGCATCCGCTGGATGGTTGA
- a CDS encoding homoserine dehydrogenase: MGPVKIGLLGLGTVGGGTVNVLKRNAEEISRRAGRAIEVVHASARDISRPRSCDLTGITLTANPADVVENPNVDVVVELMGGDQPAHELVMRAIANGKHVVTANKALIAKYGNEIFAAAQKKGVMVAFEASVAGGIPIIKSIREGLSANRIQWLAGIINGTGNFILTEMRDKGRDFADVLAEAQRLGYAEADPTFDVEGIDAAHKLTILASIAFGIPLQFSKVTTEGITGITREDVVYAEELGYRIKHLGIARRTDEGVELRVHPTLIPERRLIANVDGVMNAVLVKGDAVGAAMFYGPGAGAEPTASAVVADLVDVVRALTSDPENRVPHLAFQPDALSNLPILPMSEVVTAYYLRMQVEDKPGVLADVTRFMADSGISIEAMVQKAADETKPTSIIMVTHRVKEKDMLAAIGKIEALSSIKGKVTKIRLEQLNKN, from the coding sequence GTGGGTCCGGTAAAGATTGGTTTGTTGGGTTTGGGTACCGTCGGTGGCGGTACAGTCAATGTGTTGAAACGCAATGCCGAGGAAATCAGCCGTCGTGCAGGTCGTGCCATTGAGGTTGTTCATGCCTCTGCGCGCGACATTTCCCGTCCTCGCAGTTGCGACCTGACGGGAATTACTCTGACCGCCAATCCCGCTGACGTGGTGGAAAATCCGAATGTAGACGTGGTTGTCGAGCTGATGGGCGGTGACCAGCCTGCGCACGAACTGGTGATGCGCGCCATCGCCAACGGCAAGCATGTGGTGACGGCCAATAAGGCGTTGATTGCCAAGTACGGTAACGAAATTTTTGCCGCAGCGCAGAAAAAAGGCGTGATGGTCGCGTTTGAGGCCTCTGTCGCCGGTGGTATTCCCATCATCAAATCGATCCGTGAAGGTTTGAGTGCCAACCGCATTCAATGGCTGGCCGGCATCATCAATGGCACGGGCAATTTCATCCTGACTGAAATGCGCGATAAAGGCCGTGATTTTGCCGACGTGTTGGCCGAAGCCCAGCGTCTGGGATACGCCGAAGCCGATCCGACGTTTGACGTTGAAGGCATCGATGCTGCCCACAAGTTGACTATTCTGGCATCGATCGCGTTCGGTATTCCGCTGCAATTTAGCAAAGTGACAACCGAAGGCATTACCGGTATTACCCGTGAAGATGTGGTTTACGCCGAAGAATTAGGCTATCGCATCAAACACCTGGGTATCGCCCGTCGTACTGATGAAGGCGTTGAGCTGCGCGTGCATCCGACCCTGATTCCTGAGCGCCGCCTGATCGCCAACGTGGACGGTGTTATGAATGCGGTACTGGTCAAAGGTGACGCAGTGGGTGCGGCGATGTTCTACGGTCCTGGTGCAGGTGCAGAGCCGACGGCTTCGGCAGTCGTGGCAGACTTGGTTGACGTGGTGCGCGCTCTGACCAGCGACCCGGAAAATCGTGTACCGCATCTGGCGTTCCAGCCCGATGCGTTGTCCAATTTGCCCATTTTGCCCATGAGCGAAGTGGTCACTGCGTACTATTTGCGCATGCAGGTTGAAGATAAGCCCGGCGTGCTGGCCGACGTGACCCGATTCATGGCCGATAGCGGCATCAGTATTGAGGCCATGGTGCAAAAGGCGGCGGACGAGACCAAGCCGACCAGCATCATCATGGTGACCCACCGGGTTAAAGAAAAAGACATGTTAGCTGCCATTGGCAAGATTGAGGCTTTGTCGTCCATCAAGGGCAAGGTCACCAAGATTCGCCTGGAACAATTGAACAAAAACTAA
- the dusA gene encoding tRNA dihydrouridine(20/20a) synthase DusA → MKFSRTVSVAPMMDWTDRHDRYFLRLLSRHVLLYTEMVTTHALLYGDRKHILRYDATEHPVALQLGGSDPIDLGVCSQIGQEFGYDEINLNVGCPSDRVQSGRFGACLMAEPDLVADCVAEMKVRAPELPITVKHRIGIDDSEGYVFLREFIDKVAAAGCDVFIVHARKAWLKGLSPKENREIPPLDYSMVYQLKRDYPQLNISINGGIMNLDQADQQLAHVDGVMIGRAAYHDPYILADVDQRYFGSTDAVKSRKQIVRDYLPYIEKELSAGTALHHMSRHILGIFSGCTGARAWRRHISETSHKRGAGIEVIERAMALVDED, encoded by the coding sequence ATGAAATTTTCGCGAACCGTCTCCGTTGCACCCATGATGGACTGGACAGACAGGCATGACCGCTATTTTTTGCGCCTGCTTAGTCGCCACGTTTTGTTGTACACCGAGATGGTGACCACCCATGCGCTGTTGTACGGTGATCGCAAACATATACTTCGTTACGATGCCACTGAACATCCGGTGGCATTGCAACTCGGTGGCAGTGATCCGATAGATTTGGGCGTGTGCAGTCAAATTGGTCAGGAGTTCGGCTACGACGAAATTAATTTGAACGTTGGCTGCCCCAGTGACAGGGTTCAATCCGGGCGATTTGGTGCGTGTTTGATGGCCGAGCCAGATCTGGTGGCGGATTGTGTTGCTGAAATGAAAGTGCGCGCTCCAGAATTGCCGATCACGGTCAAGCACCGGATTGGTATTGATGACAGCGAAGGTTATGTGTTTTTGCGTGAATTCATCGACAAGGTTGCTGCGGCAGGTTGCGATGTGTTTATTGTGCATGCGCGCAAGGCGTGGCTGAAGGGATTGAGCCCGAAAGAAAATCGCGAAATTCCGCCGCTGGATTACAGCATGGTGTATCAGTTGAAGCGTGATTATCCGCAGCTGAATATTTCCATTAATGGTGGCATCATGAACTTGGATCAGGCCGATCAACAGTTGGCGCACGTGGATGGCGTGATGATAGGGCGAGCGGCCTATCATGATCCGTATATTCTGGCTGATGTTGATCAACGCTATTTTGGTTCAACTGATGCGGTGAAAAGTCGCAAACAAATTGTGCGCGACTATTTGCCCTACATCGAAAAAGAATTATCTGCCGGCACTGCGCTTCATCACATGAGTCGACACATTCTGGGGATTTTTTCCGGTTGCACCGGCGCACGCGCCTGGCGTCGTCACATCAGCGAAACCTCGCACAAGCGGGGCGCAGGAATCGAGGTCATTGAGCGAGCGATGGCGCTGGTTGACGAGGATTAG
- the era gene encoding GTPase Era yields MSKKVGFVAIVGRPNVGKSTLMNKVLGQKVSITSRRPQTTRHRILGIHTTATAQIIFVDTPGLHKGGKKAINQFMNRQASQSIGNVDAVVFVVEGTRWTDEDDMVAAKLQNLDVPLFIAVNKVDLIDNKEKLLPALASIQSKVPTAKDIIPVSAAKGSNLDRFEKMIEECLPESDTFYPEDQITDKTDRFLTAEVIREKLMRSLGQELPYVCTVEIEQFKEDKQLLEIAAVIWVERDGQKAIIIGKQGQKLKEIGTAARKELEVMFGQKVFLQLWVRVKSGWTDDIRALQSLGYRDNE; encoded by the coding sequence ATGTCTAAGAAGGTTGGCTTTGTGGCGATTGTTGGTCGGCCGAATGTGGGTAAATCGACGTTAATGAATAAAGTTCTGGGGCAAAAGGTGAGTATTACTTCTCGCCGTCCACAGACAACGCGGCACCGCATTTTAGGAATTCATACGACGGCCACGGCGCAAATTATTTTTGTCGACACGCCGGGATTACATAAAGGCGGCAAAAAAGCCATCAACCAGTTTATGAATCGCCAGGCCAGTCAAAGTATAGGTAACGTGGACGCGGTGGTGTTTGTGGTCGAAGGCACACGCTGGACCGATGAAGATGATATGGTCGCGGCTAAATTGCAAAATCTGGACGTGCCGTTGTTTATTGCGGTCAATAAAGTTGATCTGATCGACAACAAAGAAAAATTGCTCCCGGCCTTGGCCAGTATCCAATCGAAAGTACCCACCGCCAAAGACATTATTCCGGTCTCTGCCGCCAAGGGAAGCAATCTGGATCGTTTTGAAAAAATGATTGAAGAGTGTTTGCCGGAGAGCGATACGTTTTACCCCGAAGATCAAATCACCGACAAGACAGACCGTTTTTTGACGGCCGAGGTAATCCGCGAAAAATTGATGCGTTCGTTGGGGCAGGAATTGCCCTATGTGTGCACCGTCGAAATTGAGCAATTCAAGGAAGACAAACAACTACTCGAAATTGCTGCAGTTATCTGGGTGGAGCGCGATGGTCAGAAAGCCATTATCATTGGTAAGCAGGGTCAGAAGCTGAAAGAAATCGGTACGGCGGCGCGCAAGGAACTGGAAGTCATGTTTGGCCAAAAGGTTTTCCTGCAGCTCTGGGTGCGAGTAAAGAGCGGCTGGACTGACGATATACGTGCGCTACAAAGTCTCGGCTACAGGGACAATGAGTGA
- the thrC gene encoding threonine synthase has protein sequence MPFRPRYTGLIDKYRDRLPVHDDTRIISLGEGNTPLIRLNNIPRLIGHNDVDIYIKYEGLNPTGSFKDRGMTMAVTKAVEEGSKAIICASTGNTSAAAAAYASRAGITAFVLIPEGKIALGKLSQAMMHGAVVIQIKGNFDHGMELVKQVGGQAPVTIVNSINPYRLQGQKTAAFEIVEELECAPDFHCLPVGNAGNITAHWMGYTEYHQHGIVNNVPRMVGYQAAGAAPFMRGKMVDNPDTLATAIRIGHPQSWDKAWKVKEDSNGWFDECTDAVILEAQAMLAQHEGIFCEPASATSLAGAMRDIKSGKIPAGSKVVCTLTGHGLKDPDIAIKQSTGVIHTVEAKLESVKKAILDNMVD, from the coding sequence ATGCCTTTTCGTCCCCGTTATACCGGCCTGATCGACAAATACCGTGATCGTTTGCCGGTACACGACGATACCCGAATCATCAGTCTGGGTGAGGGTAATACCCCGTTGATTCGTTTGAACAACATCCCGCGTTTGATCGGTCATAACGATGTTGATATCTATATCAAATACGAAGGATTAAACCCCACCGGTTCGTTCAAGGACCGGGGTATGACCATGGCCGTGACCAAGGCTGTGGAAGAGGGCAGCAAGGCGATTATCTGTGCGTCAACCGGGAACACGTCGGCTGCCGCTGCAGCGTATGCTTCTCGCGCTGGGATTACCGCATTCGTGTTGATTCCTGAGGGCAAAATCGCGTTGGGTAAATTGTCGCAGGCCATGATGCACGGCGCGGTGGTGATCCAGATCAAAGGCAATTTTGACCACGGTATGGAGCTGGTTAAACAGGTGGGTGGCCAGGCGCCAGTGACCATCGTGAATTCCATTAATCCTTATCGTCTGCAGGGTCAGAAAACGGCGGCGTTTGAAATTGTTGAAGAACTGGAATGCGCTCCAGACTTCCACTGCTTGCCTGTGGGCAACGCTGGCAACATCACTGCCCACTGGATGGGATACACCGAATATCATCAGCACGGCATCGTCAACAACGTGCCACGCATGGTGGGTTACCAGGCTGCAGGCGCAGCGCCGTTCATGCGCGGCAAAATGGTCGACAACCCCGATACGCTGGCAACGGCGATTCGCATTGGTCATCCGCAGTCCTGGGATAAGGCGTGGAAGGTCAAAGAAGACTCCAATGGCTGGTTCGACGAGTGTACCGATGCGGTGATTCTGGAAGCTCAGGCCATGCTGGCGCAGCACGAAGGTATTTTCTGTGAACCTGCATCAGCGACTTCGTTGGCAGGTGCCATGCGTGATATCAAGTCAGGCAAGATTCCGGCAGGCAGCAAGGTTGTCTGTACCCTGACTGGACACGGTCTGAAAGATCCGGACATTGCCATCAAGCAATCCACCGGCGTGATTCACACCGTTGAAGCCAAGCTGGAAAGCGTGAAGAAGGCCATTCTGGACAATATGGTTGACTAA
- a CDS encoding pyridoxal phosphate-dependent aminotransferase, which translates to MSIAQRMDRIAPFHVMALLARARELEAQGRDIVHMEIGEPDFSTPERITEAAVAAMRQGKTHYTPALGVSALREGIADFYQSRYGVSITPSRVVVTPGSSGALQLIMGVLVNPGQQVIMADPGYPCNRHFVELVGGQPRLVPVDGSTHYQLTLQQVKDHWNEHSVAVMLASPSNPCGTLIDEQELRAIIHWVEARGGVVIVDEIYHGLIYGPHPQTAAAFSESLFVVNSFSKYFAMTGYRVGWLIAPTAYLDAIDRLAQNLFLAPSTPAQYGALAALEPESLDILQARVQVFQQRRDFLLAELPAMGFRILSEPQGAFYIYADCSAISADSFELCRQLLEQADVAVTPGADFGLNQPQIHVRFAYTTDISRLKLGIARIKAFLQG; encoded by the coding sequence ATGTCGATTGCTCAGCGCATGGACCGCATTGCGCCGTTCCACGTCATGGCTTTGCTGGCCAGGGCACGGGAGCTGGAAGCCCAGGGGCGCGACATCGTCCACATGGAAATCGGCGAGCCGGATTTTTCCACCCCTGAGCGCATTACCGAGGCGGCTGTCGCGGCCATGCGCCAGGGGAAAACCCATTACACTCCCGCACTGGGGGTGTCGGCCTTGCGCGAGGGTATCGCTGATTTTTACCAGTCACGTTACGGTGTCAGTATTACCCCTTCGCGGGTAGTGGTGACACCAGGTTCATCAGGTGCACTGCAGTTGATTATGGGAGTGCTCGTCAATCCCGGTCAGCAGGTGATCATGGCGGATCCGGGCTATCCGTGTAACCGGCATTTTGTCGAACTGGTGGGTGGACAGCCCCGTCTGGTGCCGGTGGATGGTTCAACGCATTACCAGCTGACGCTGCAGCAGGTGAAGGATCACTGGAACGAACACAGCGTGGCCGTGATGCTGGCCTCACCCTCCAACCCCTGCGGCACCCTGATCGATGAACAGGAACTGCGAGCCATCATCCATTGGGTTGAGGCGCGTGGTGGCGTGGTGATTGTCGACGAAATTTACCACGGGCTGATTTATGGCCCGCATCCGCAAACAGCAGCGGCGTTTTCCGAGTCGCTGTTTGTGGTTAACAGTTTTTCAAAATACTTCGCCATGACGGGTTATCGCGTCGGTTGGCTGATCGCGCCGACCGCCTATCTGGATGCGATAGATCGTTTGGCGCAGAATCTGTTTTTGGCACCCTCAACGCCGGCCCAATATGGTGCGCTGGCGGCGCTGGAACCCGAGTCATTGGATATTCTTCAGGCGCGTGTGCAGGTGTTCCAGCAGCGTCGCGACTTTTTGCTGGCCGAATTACCCGCGATGGGATTTCGGATTCTCAGTGAACCGCAGGGCGCGTTTTATATCTACGCGGATTGCTCGGCAATCAGTGCGGACAGTTTTGAGCTGTGCCGACAATTGCTGGAGCAGGCCGATGTGGCGGTAACACCCGGGGCTGATTTTGGTCTAAATCAGCCGCAAATCCATGTCCGCTTTGCCTATACCACCGATATTTCCCGGCTAAAACTGGGAATCGCTCGCATAAAAGCCTTCCTGCAAGGTTAA
- the rnc gene encoding ribonuclease III, protein MLLNKLGYRYQNPDLFTQALTHRSMGGMHNERLEFLGDSILNFVIAHALYQRFPRATEGELSRSRASLVKEDTLAEVALELSLGDYLLLGSGELKSGGFRRKSILSDTLEALFGSVYLDGGLSAAEQVILHLFDTRLDNFVMSKNLKDPKSRLQELLQSRRIPLPEYKVIFIGGAPHDQHFKVECYVEGLDQPTMGEGSSRRKAEQAAAAEALPLIKKVLNV, encoded by the coding sequence CTGTTGCTGAACAAGCTGGGATATCGTTATCAGAACCCGGATTTGTTCACGCAGGCGCTGACCCATCGCAGCATGGGTGGAATGCACAATGAGCGTCTGGAATTTCTTGGCGACAGTATTCTTAATTTTGTGATTGCGCATGCGTTGTATCAACGCTTTCCACGTGCCACCGAAGGTGAACTCAGTCGTTCCCGAGCGAGTTTGGTCAAAGAGGATACGCTGGCAGAAGTTGCGCTGGAGTTATCCTTGGGCGACTATTTGTTGCTGGGCTCGGGTGAATTAAAAAGCGGCGGTTTCCGCCGTAAATCCATTTTGTCAGACACGCTGGAGGCGCTTTTCGGCAGTGTTTATTTGGACGGTGGTTTGTCAGCAGCAGAGCAAGTGATTCTTCATCTGTTCGATACGCGGCTGGATAATTTTGTGATGAGCAAAAATCTGAAAGACCCCAAAAGCCGCCTGCAGGAATTATTGCAATCCAGGCGTATTCCCTTGCCAGAGTATAAAGTGATTTTTATTGGTGGCGCGCCGCATGACCAGCATTTCAAAGTGGAATGTTACGTCGAAGGTTTGGATCAGCCCACAATGGGTGAAGGCAGTAGTCGTCGCAAAGCAGAGCAGGCTGCGGCTGCAGAGGCTTTGCCGTTAATTAAGAAGGTGTTGAATGTCTAA
- the dksA gene encoding RNA polymerase-binding protein DksA, translating to MGFVPYQEKAGEEYMNDAQRKHFMGILNAWKRELMEEVDRTVHHMQDEAANFPDPNDRATQESEFTMELRARDRERKLIKKIEESIRSLENDEYGFCDQCGIEIGIRRLEARPTATLCIDCKTLDEIREKHISN from the coding sequence CTGGGCTTTGTCCCTTACCAGGAAAAAGCCGGCGAAGAATACATGAATGATGCCCAGCGCAAACACTTCATGGGCATTCTTAACGCCTGGAAAAGGGAATTGATGGAGGAAGTCGACCGTACCGTGCATCACATGCAGGACGAAGCCGCTAACTTCCCGGACCCTAACGACCGCGCAACCCAGGAATCTGAGTTCACCATGGAGCTGCGGGCACGTGACCGCGAACGCAAACTCATCAAGAAAATTGAAGAGTCCATCCGTTCCCTGGAAAACGACGAATACGGTTTTTGCGACCAGTGCGGCATCGAAATCGGCATTCGCCGTTTGGAAGCCCGCCCAACCGCCACGCTATGCATAGACTGCAAAACGCTGGACGAGATTCGCGAAAAGCATATCAGCAACTAA
- a CDS encoding MTH938/NDUFAF3 family protein — protein sequence MQISQDYNTSAYTFRSYQAGKAQVFAPLGDNVIISPDTASAVATVHTLEHSFWMLPQKLVEQWEPRSLDELTAAHLAPLLDEKPELLILGTGEKIRFPKQEITQILTSRRIGVEVMGNSAACRTYNFLISDRRRVAIAILID from the coding sequence ATGCAAATCAGCCAAGATTATAACACAAGCGCCTATACATTCCGCTCATACCAAGCGGGCAAGGCGCAGGTTTTCGCCCCCTTAGGCGACAATGTGATTATCTCGCCGGACACCGCATCGGCAGTCGCCACCGTGCATACGCTGGAGCATAGCTTCTGGATGTTGCCGCAGAAATTGGTGGAACAATGGGAGCCACGCAGCCTGGACGAACTGACCGCCGCGCACCTGGCCCCACTACTGGACGAAAAGCCCGAATTACTCATCCTGGGGACCGGTGAAAAAATCCGTTTTCCCAAGCAGGAAATAACCCAGATTTTAACCAGTCGCCGCATTGGCGTCGAAGTGATGGGCAACAGTGCAGCCTGTCGCACCTATAATTTTTTGATTTCCGACCGCCGCCGCGTCGCCATCGCCATACTGATTGACTAA
- the recO gene encoding DNA repair protein RecO has protein sequence MSDFRVELQTAVVIHQRPFKNTSAIVDFFTRDYGRMAAVVQGAKREKSKWRGLIQPFQLLQISWQGRGELPKLIAAESLGQIHFLTGEALFSALYVNELLMRLLQKHDAMPVLFDQYLRTIEQLLAENSVESLRCFELCLLQCLGYELPLQYEAGSDVPIEPDRYYRLVIGEGFVASEVATMAIAGSSLLAIARKDFSSPQVAKDAKYIVRMALQRLLGDKPLKSRELLLAYKAKR, from the coding sequence ATGAGTGATTTTCGAGTTGAACTCCAGACCGCGGTGGTGATCCATCAGCGGCCTTTCAAAAACACCAGTGCTATCGTCGATTTTTTTACCCGTGATTATGGGCGGATGGCGGCGGTAGTACAGGGTGCAAAGCGTGAAAAATCGAAATGGCGCGGGCTGATTCAGCCTTTTCAGTTGCTGCAAATTTCCTGGCAGGGGCGTGGTGAACTGCCGAAGTTGATTGCGGCTGAGTCGTTGGGGCAAATTCATTTTCTTACTGGCGAGGCGCTGTTCAGCGCGCTGTACGTCAACGAGTTGCTTATGCGTCTGCTGCAAAAGCATGATGCGATGCCCGTGTTGTTTGATCAATATCTGCGGACTATTGAACAATTGCTCGCAGAGAATAGTGTCGAGTCATTGCGCTGTTTTGAACTGTGCCTGTTACAGTGTTTGGGCTATGAGTTGCCGCTGCAATATGAGGCGGGAAGCGATGTGCCAATCGAGCCAGATCGATATTACCGGTTGGTGATTGGGGAGGGATTTGTTGCCTCTGAGGTGGCCACGATGGCTATCGCAGGCAGTAGTTTGCTGGCCATTGCTCGTAAGGATTTTTCATCGCCGCAAGTGGCAAAGGATGCCAAGTACATTGTGCGAATGGCGCTGCAACGACTGTTAGGTGACAAGCCTCTCAAAAGTCGAGAATTGCTGTTGGCCTACAAGGCTAAACGTTAA
- the lepB gene encoding signal peptidase I, which yields MHFDFPTIMVLAVVVTGVIWGLDAIFWAPKRKSVADAYLKDHPGADDEMVKSVSKEPLLVEYAKSFFPVILVVLLLRSFLVEPFRIPSGSMLPTLEVGDFILVNKFSYGIRLPVVDYKVVEVGSPQRGDVLVFRYPKDPSTDYIKRVVGLPGDHIEYRNKTLYVNGQLMSKEYIGPYMGSVTGMPLAGLNRMQEMLDGVRHDILIENGKPRIDGEMIVPAGQYFVMGDNRDNSNDSRFWGTVSEEFLVGKAFMIWMNFNTDQGGVSWGRIGQRIE from the coding sequence ATGCATTTCGATTTTCCCACAATCATGGTGTTGGCGGTGGTCGTGACGGGTGTTATCTGGGGGTTGGATGCCATCTTCTGGGCACCGAAGCGCAAGTCTGTTGCGGATGCTTACCTGAAAGATCACCCCGGTGCCGATGACGAAATGGTTAAATCGGTCTCGAAAGAACCGCTGCTGGTGGAGTATGCCAAGTCATTTTTTCCGGTGATTTTGGTGGTGTTGTTGCTGCGCTCGTTTTTGGTCGAACCGTTCCGTATTCCATCGGGATCAATGCTGCCAACTTTGGAAGTAGGTGATTTTATTCTGGTGAATAAATTCAGCTACGGCATTCGCTTGCCCGTGGTGGATTACAAAGTTGTGGAAGTAGGCTCACCGCAGCGTGGTGATGTGTTGGTGTTTCGCTATCCCAAGGATCCAAGCACCGATTACATCAAACGCGTCGTCGGCTTGCCTGGTGACCATATCGAATATCGTAATAAAACGCTGTACGTTAACGGTCAGTTGATGTCCAAGGAATATATTGGACCGTACATGGGCAGTGTTACCGGTATGCCGCTGGCAGGTTTGAATCGGATGCAGGAAATGCTGGATGGTGTGCGTCACGACATCCTGATCGAAAATGGAAAACCGCGCATTGATGGTGAAATGATTGTGCCCGCTGGGCAGTATTTCGTCATGGGCGATAATCGCGACAACAGTAATGACAGTCGTTTTTGGGGGACCGTCAGCGAAGAATTTTTGGTTGGCAAGGCATTCATGATCTGGATGAATTTTAATACGGACCAAGGTGGTGTTTCCTGGGGACGTATTGGTCAGAGAATTGAGTAA